The Miscanthus floridulus cultivar M001 unplaced genomic scaffold, ASM1932011v1 fs_106_7_8, whole genome shotgun sequence genome has a window encoding:
- the LOC136530326 gene encoding cinnamoyl-CoA reductase 1-like, whose amino-acid sequence MAARAAKSVCVTGAGGFIASWLVKLLLSRGQYTVRGTVRDPGASKNAHLKALEGAGERLQLLKADLLDYSSVASAIAGCEGVFHVASPVPSGRSSNPEVEVIGPAVVGTTNVLKACYEAKVKRVVVVSAVAAVFSNPNWPKDKAFDEDCWSDEDYCRKNEDWYYLSKTLSEREAFAYAAKTGLDVVTICPSFVFGPLMQSIVNASSKILLNYFKGDRETVENRLRNMVDVRDVADALLLAYEKPEASGRYICSSNPIKVSDMINILKTLYPTYSYPKNFVETDDNSIYSSEKLQKLGWTFRPTEETLRDSVESYKAFGILN is encoded by the exons ATGGCGGCGCGGGCGGCGAAGAGCGTATGCGTGACCGGCGCGGGCGGCTTCATCGCGTCGTGGCTGGTGAAGCTCCTCCTCTCCCGTGGCCAATACACGGTCCGCGGCACCGTGCGCGACCCTG GTGCTAGCAAGAATGCTCATCTCAAGGCGCTGGAAGGAGCTGGGGAAAGGTTGCAGCTTCTCAAGGCTGATTTGTTGGACTACAGCAGTGTTGCATCAGCAATTGCTGGCTGTGAGGGTGTCTTCCATGTAGCTAGCCCTGTCCCTTCCGGTCGGTCCTCCAACCCTGAG GTGGAGGTCATAGGTCCTGCTGTAGTAGGAACAACCAATGTGTTAAAGGCTTGCTATGAGGCAAAAGTTAAGCGAGTTGTGGTGGTGTCTGCTGTTGCAGCTGTATTCAGTAACCCTAACTGGCCTAAGGACAAGGCCTTTGATGAAGACTGTTGGTCAGATGAGGATTACTGCAGGAAGAATGAG GATTGGTATTACCTTTCCAAAACTCTGTCCGAACGTGAGGCTTTTGCTTATGCAGCAAAAACAGGGCTGGATGTTGTAACTATTTGCCCGTCCTTCGTATTTGGACCCTTGATGCAGTCTATAGTAAATGCAAGTAGTAAAATACTCCTTAATTATTTCAAAG GAGATCGTGAGACTGTTGAAAATAGACTCAGAAATATGGTGGATGTTCGtgatgttgccgatgctcttcTTCTGGCTTATGAAAAACCAGAAGCGTCTGGACGATACATCTGCAGTTCAAATCCAATAAAAGTTTCTGATATGATAAACATATTGAAGACCTTATATCCAACTTACTCTTATCCCAAAAA CTTTGTTGAAACGGATGACAACTCCATATACAGTTCTGAGAAACTTCAGAAGCTAGGGTGGACCTTCAGGCCTACAGAGGAAACCCTCCGTGATAGTGTTGAATCCTACAAAGCATTTGGCATCCTGAATTGA